The following coding sequences are from one Elusimicrobium minutum Pei191 window:
- the gpmA gene encoding 2,3-diphosphoglycerate-dependent phosphoglycerate mutase, translating to MKKIVLLRHGESTWNKENRFTGWTDVDLTEKGVAEAAKAGEILKKEGFIFDKAYTSYLKRAVKTLNCVLDKMDLDWINVEKTWRLNEKHYGTLQGLNKAETAEKYGAEQVQLWRRSFDIAPDPIPEDDPRNPRKDIRYKNVTNADLPATESLKDTIARTMPYWTDVIMKQLKTSNQLIVVAHGNSLRGVIKHLKNISDEDIVNLNLPTAVPYVFEFDDNLNMTRDYFLGDPEEVKKLMEAVANQAKKK from the coding sequence ATGAAAAAAATTGTACTTTTAAGACATGGCGAGAGCACCTGGAACAAAGAAAACCGCTTCACAGGCTGGACTGACGTTGATTTAACGGAAAAAGGTGTGGCTGAAGCCGCCAAAGCCGGCGAAATCTTAAAAAAAGAGGGCTTTATTTTTGATAAAGCATATACTTCTTATTTAAAACGCGCGGTAAAAACGCTTAACTGTGTGCTTGACAAAATGGACTTGGATTGGATAAACGTTGAAAAAACATGGCGTCTTAATGAAAAACACTACGGCACCCTTCAAGGTTTAAACAAAGCCGAAACAGCCGAAAAATACGGAGCCGAACAGGTTCAATTATGGCGTAGAAGTTTTGATATCGCGCCCGATCCGATACCCGAAGACGACCCGAGAAACCCGCGTAAAGACATACGTTATAAAAACGTAACGAACGCGGATTTGCCCGCTACCGAATCACTAAAAGACACTATAGCCCGCACTATGCCTTATTGGACGGATGTTATAATGAAGCAGTTAAAAACATCAAACCAGCTTATTGTTGTTGCCCACGGCAACAGTTTAAGAGGCGTAATAAAACATTTAAAAAATATTTCGGACGAAGATATTGTAAACTTAAATTTACCTACAGCGGTACCTTATGTTTTCGAGTTTGACGATAATCTTAATATGACAAGAGATTATTTTTTGGGCGATCCTGAGGAAGTAAAAAAACTTATGGAAGCCGTGGCCAACCAGGCTAAAAAGAAATAA
- the guaB gene encoding IMP dehydrogenase: MDNKFSKEALTFDDVLLVPQHSEVLPKDVKTSTHLTKKIKLNIPLMSAGMDTVTESKMAIAIAREGGVGIIHKNMSITAQAAEVDRVKRSDNGVIYDPFSLRKDNTLAEAKELAAKYKISGVPIINDNGKLIGIITNRDMRFETDNSVRIGDIMTKDNLVTAKIGTSLKEAKEILRGKKIEKLPLVDDKFKLKGLITIKDIEKSILYPNSAKDAKGRLLAGAAVGVTKDMFARAQVLIDANVDVIVIDTAHGHSQGVIEAVKKMRAEFPDLQIIAGNVATAAATEDLIKAGVDAVKVGIGPGAICTTRVIAGIGVPQITAIYDCALVASKYGVPVIADGGIKFSGDIAKAIAAGASVCMMGSLFAGTNESPGENIIYNGRAFKTYRGMGSAGAMGSGSSDRYFQENSKKLVPEGVEGRVPYKGALSDTVYQLIGGLKAAMGYCGVKTIDELREKGQFVKITAAGLKESHPHDIFITKEESNYTVNR, from the coding sequence ATGGATAATAAATTTTCTAAAGAAGCATTAACATTTGATGATGTTCTGCTGGTGCCGCAGCATTCCGAAGTGCTGCCTAAAGACGTTAAAACAAGCACTCATCTTACAAAAAAAATAAAACTTAATATTCCTTTAATGAGCGCCGGCATGGATACGGTTACAGAATCTAAAATGGCAATAGCCATAGCCCGTGAGGGCGGCGTGGGTATAATTCATAAGAACATGTCTATCACCGCGCAGGCCGCTGAAGTTGACAGAGTTAAAAGAAGCGACAACGGCGTTATTTATGACCCGTTTTCCCTTAGAAAAGATAATACTTTAGCTGAAGCTAAAGAGCTTGCCGCCAAATACAAAATTTCAGGCGTGCCGATAATTAACGACAACGGCAAACTTATAGGCATTATCACAAACCGCGATATGCGTTTTGAAACGGATAACAGCGTGCGCATTGGCGATATAATGACAAAAGATAATCTTGTTACCGCTAAAATAGGAACGTCTTTAAAGGAAGCTAAGGAAATTTTAAGAGGCAAAAAAATTGAAAAGCTTCCCCTTGTAGACGATAAGTTTAAATTAAAAGGGCTTATTACTATTAAAGATATTGAAAAAAGTATTCTTTATCCTAACTCGGCAAAAGACGCTAAAGGCAGACTTTTGGCGGGTGCTGCCGTAGGCGTAACTAAAGATATGTTTGCAAGAGCACAGGTTTTAATTGACGCAAATGTTGACGTTATTGTTATCGATACCGCCCATGGGCACAGCCAGGGCGTTATAGAGGCCGTTAAAAAAATGAGAGCCGAGTTTCCTGACTTGCAGATAATAGCGGGCAATGTAGCCACCGCCGCCGCTACGGAAGATTTGATTAAGGCGGGTGTTGACGCGGTTAAAGTAGGTATCGGGCCTGGCGCGATTTGTACGACAAGGGTTATCGCTGGTATAGGCGTGCCGCAGATTACGGCTATTTATGACTGTGCCTTGGTTGCTTCCAAATACGGAGTGCCCGTAATAGCGGATGGCGGCATAAAGTTCTCGGGCGATATAGCAAAGGCTATAGCCGCGGGGGCAAGCGTTTGTATGATGGGCTCACTTTTCGCCGGAACAAACGAATCACCCGGTGAAAATATTATTTACAACGGACGCGCTTTTAAAACTTACAGGGGCATGGGCTCGGCCGGGGCAATGGGCTCCGGCAGCAGCGACAGATATTTTCAGGAAAATTCTAAAAAACTTGTGCCTGAAGGCGTTGAAGGCAGAGTTCCGTATAAAGGCGCGCTTAGCGACACCGTGTACCAGCTTATAGGCGGTTTAAAAGCTGCCATGGGATATTGCGGAGTAAAAACAATTGACGAGCTTAGAGAAAAAGGCCAGTTTGTAAAAATTACGGCCGCCGGCCTTAAAGAAAGCCACCCGCATGATATTTTTATAACAAAAGAAGAAAGTAATTATACGGTTAACAGATAA
- a CDS encoding MBL fold metallo-hydrolase, translating into MKNIIKIMFGVLFLAALPAFAAQDFLKYDIGSYKFYAMINNTGAISDVLIGNKDKITFDKYKAAGWNANAINYFLLDTGTQKILFDTGLPLARGGKVLERLEAIGVKPQDISIICLTHMHMDHIGGMLDDEGKKVFPNAKVFLSKEEAEYWNNPNNDSSSFKSAKKVLEVYGESIIKFPQKQKITDGVTSVPLFGHTPGHTGFIIENKGKKLVILGDVIHANIQFVNPDIYLTYDVDPKTAMKTRKLVLKKAAAEGVDITGMHIAPPSVGKIKKTGKGYLFERHI; encoded by the coding sequence ATGAAAAATATAATTAAAATTATGTTTGGCGTTTTATTTTTAGCCGCCTTACCGGCATTTGCAGCGCAGGATTTTTTGAAATACGATATAGGTTCGTATAAGTTTTACGCCATGATAAATAACACGGGCGCTATTTCTGACGTTCTTATAGGAAATAAAGATAAAATTACTTTTGATAAGTATAAAGCGGCGGGCTGGAACGCGAATGCCATAAATTATTTTTTACTTGATACCGGAACGCAAAAAATTCTTTTTGATACGGGGCTCCCTTTAGCACGCGGCGGCAAAGTGCTTGAACGGCTTGAGGCTATTGGCGTTAAACCTCAGGATATTAGTATTATCTGTCTTACTCATATGCATATGGATCATATTGGCGGTATGTTAGATGATGAGGGAAAAAAAGTTTTTCCGAACGCTAAGGTTTTTCTCTCAAAAGAAGAGGCGGAATATTGGAATAATCCAAACAATGATTCTTCCTCCTTTAAATCGGCAAAAAAGGTGTTGGAAGTATACGGTGAAAGTATTATAAAATTTCCCCAAAAACAAAAGATAACTGATGGCGTTACAAGTGTTCCTTTGTTTGGGCATACTCCCGGGCATACAGGGTTTATTATTGAAAATAAAGGAAAGAAACTTGTTATTTTGGGTGATGTTATACACGCCAATATTCAATTTGTTAACCCTGATATTTATTTAACCTATGATGTGGACCCCAAAACCGCTATGAAAACAAGAAAACTTGTTTTGAAAAAGGCGGCCGCCGAAGGCGTGGATATCACAGGTATGCATATTGCTCCGCCCAGTGTCGGCAAAATAAAGAAAACGGGCAAAGGCTATCTTTTTGAAAGACATATTTAA
- a CDS encoding S1C family serine protease codes for MKLKLFLLFIIAFSLCDAKTHVEIAEEFSPSVVTINVANSRGGTFNGTGFIVSPDGLIATSRHVVDGAIYMNVTFNTGLVSDEAVLIAVSPKVDIALIKINAKDLPTVVLGDSDYALPGSIITVIGNPRRLQNTVTEGIISQVRLMKKGVVWHQISAPISPSSSGSPVFNENGEVISVAFSTYKGADNQNLNFAIPSNYLAELMLEKGYIPPMAQRVQTNENKFASYIKQCWDTLIKLIS; via the coding sequence ATGAAACTTAAACTTTTTTTACTTTTTATAATAGCTTTTAGTTTGTGTGATGCAAAAACTCACGTTGAAATAGCGGAAGAGTTCAGCCCCAGCGTTGTTACAATTAATGTTGCTAACAGCCGCGGCGGCACATTTAACGGCACAGGTTTTATTGTAAGTCCGGACGGGCTTATAGCCACAAGCAGGCATGTTGTGGACGGCGCTATTTATATGAACGTTACATTTAATACGGGACTTGTGTCGGATGAAGCTGTTTTGATAGCGGTTTCGCCAAAAGTTGATATAGCTTTAATAAAAATAAACGCGAAAGACTTGCCTACTGTGGTTTTGGGTGATTCGGACTATGCTTTACCCGGTTCTATAATAACAGTTATCGGTAACCCGAGAAGGTTGCAAAATACTGTAACGGAAGGCATTATATCCCAAGTCAGATTAATGAAAAAAGGTGTTGTGTGGCACCAAATAAGCGCGCCCATTTCCCCCAGCAGCAGCGGCAGCCCTGTTTTTAATGAAAACGGGGAAGTTATATCCGTTGCTTTTTCAACATACAAAGGTGCCGATAACCAAAATTTAAATTTTGCCATTCCCTCTAATTATCTTGCCGAGCTTATGCTGGAAAAAGGTTATATACCGCCCATGGCGCAAAGAGTGCAAACTAATGAAAATAAATTTGCCTCCTATATCAAGCAATGTTGGGACACTTTAATCAAACTTATATCTTGA
- a CDS encoding NAD(P)-dependent malic enzyme produces MNLEDKDIAVSLKNINSFFTHLEADAAVHAKTLFFKKLSLKAHLFYGGKMTTMPKAALPSAEWFNVWYTPGVSSVSTSIRDNNKNSFSLSNRSNLVAVVSDSTRVLGDGDCTSPGGLGVMEGKSYLMKLLADVDATSLCIDSKDETGKNSAQKIIDFVLMAQHSFGAVNLEDISQPNCYKVLDELRKRAIIPVWHDDAQGTATILAAGLINALELAYKKMETVKIVFFGAGAANITACDLIIKMGADPKKIILIDEKGPLNKNRKDLKGSSDFYKQWAFCLQTNPLNISEVDEAVKGADVLIALSKPGPGTIKPKQIKSMNDKAIVFTCANPVPEIYPHAAKKAGAFITATGRGDFDNQLNNSVCFPGILKGTLLCGAKTITDNMAVAAARAIADFAKKRGITSDNIVPKMEESDIYPTVAAAVAEAAVKEGVASVYLDPKAIYERTKADIVKTQAAFNLLQERNLIEPPPLEIIKSALKETLEEMCAK; encoded by the coding sequence ATGAATTTAGAAGATAAAGATATTGCCGTTTCTTTAAAAAATATAAACAGTTTTTTTACGCATCTCGAAGCGGACGCGGCAGTCCATGCCAAAACTCTCTTTTTTAAAAAACTAAGTTTAAAAGCACATTTATTTTACGGCGGTAAAATGACTACAATGCCTAAGGCTGCGCTGCCTTCGGCGGAATGGTTTAATGTGTGGTATACTCCGGGCGTATCCTCCGTTTCCACTAGTATACGGGATAATAACAAAAATTCTTTTTCCCTTTCAAACAGAAGTAATTTAGTTGCCGTGGTAAGCGATTCAACCAGAGTGCTTGGCGACGGGGATTGTACTTCGCCCGGCGGGCTTGGCGTTATGGAAGGCAAATCTTATTTAATGAAGCTTTTGGCTGATGTTGATGCCACTTCATTATGTATAGACAGCAAAGACGAAACGGGCAAGAATTCAGCCCAAAAAATAATTGATTTTGTTCTTATGGCGCAGCACAGCTTCGGCGCTGTAAATTTAGAAGATATAAGCCAGCCTAATTGTTATAAAGTTTTGGACGAGCTTAGAAAGCGCGCAATAATACCTGTTTGGCATGATGACGCGCAGGGCACCGCCACTATTTTGGCGGCAGGCCTTATAAACGCTTTAGAGCTTGCGTATAAAAAAATGGAAACGGTAAAAATAGTTTTTTTTGGCGCGGGCGCGGCCAATATAACCGCGTGTGATTTAATTATAAAAATGGGTGCTGACCCTAAAAAAATAATTTTAATTGACGAAAAAGGCCCTTTAAATAAAAACCGTAAAGATTTGAAAGGAAGTTCTGATTTTTATAAACAATGGGCTTTTTGCCTTCAGACAAACCCTCTTAACATAAGCGAAGTTGATGAGGCTGTAAAAGGGGCTGATGTCTTAATAGCTTTATCTAAACCGGGGCCGGGCACAATTAAGCCTAAGCAAATAAAGAGTATGAATGATAAGGCCATAGTTTTTACCTGTGCCAATCCCGTACCGGAAATTTACCCGCACGCCGCTAAAAAAGCGGGCGCTTTTATAACTGCAACTGGCAGGGGGGATTTTGATAATCAGTTAAACAACTCGGTTTGTTTCCCGGGGATACTTAAAGGCACGCTTCTTTGCGGAGCCAAAACAATAACGGATAATATGGCTGTCGCGGCGGCGCGCGCTATCGCTGATTTTGCTAAAAAGCGCGGCATTACGTCGGATAATATAGTGCCCAAAATGGAAGAATCTGATATATACCCCACAGTCGCCGCTGCTGTAGCTGAAGCTGCTGTCAAAGAAGGCGTAGCCTCTGTATATTTGGACCCCAAAGCCATTTATGAGAGAACAAAAGCTGATATTGTTAAAACACAAGCAGCTTTTAACCTTTTGCAGGAAAGGAATTTAATAGAGCCTCCTCCTTTGGAAATAATAAAAAGCGCTTTAAAAGAAACACTGGAGGAAATGTGCGCCAAATAA
- a CDS encoding fumarate hydratase, with protein sequence MRQIKSSDITKTIASLCKQANIELPNSTVCSFAACAKRCSGREKEIFNIYLKNASIAKGQLLPICQDTGITVVFLEIGVGVLIKGDLYKAVNKGVSLGYKKNFLRASVVKDPLFGRVNTKDNTPAVIYTKIVKGSKIKITVVPKGAGAENMSALKMFNPSAPIEEIKDFIVNTVKQADANPCPPVVVGVGVGGTFDYCAFMAKHALTNEIGRVNKDKNYASLEKDILKKINKLGIGPQGFGGKNTALAVFIEHAPCHMASLPVAVNIGCHVHRHAKAVL encoded by the coding sequence GTGCGCCAAATAAAATCTTCTGATATTACAAAAACGATTGCTTCTTTGTGCAAGCAAGCGAATATTGAACTGCCAAACTCAACGGTTTGCTCATTTGCGGCTTGCGCTAAAAGATGTTCCGGCAGAGAGAAGGAGATTTTTAATATTTATTTAAAAAACGCCTCCATAGCTAAAGGGCAGCTTTTACCAATATGCCAAGATACCGGTATAACAGTTGTTTTTTTAGAAATAGGCGTCGGCGTTCTTATAAAAGGCGATTTATATAAGGCTGTTAACAAAGGTGTTTCTTTAGGCTATAAAAAAAACTTTTTAAGGGCTTCCGTGGTAAAGGATCCGCTTTTCGGGAGGGTAAATACAAAAGATAATACCCCCGCCGTTATATACACAAAAATTGTTAAAGGCAGTAAAATTAAAATAACGGTTGTACCAAAAGGCGCAGGCGCGGAAAATATGAGTGCGTTAAAAATGTTTAACCCTTCCGCCCCGATAGAAGAGATAAAAGATTTTATAGTTAACACCGTTAAACAGGCGGACGCCAATCCCTGCCCTCCCGTTGTTGTGGGTGTGGGAGTAGGCGGTACTTTTGACTATTGCGCTTTTATGGCAAAACACGCTTTAACTAATGAAATAGGCAGGGTAAATAAAGATAAAAATTATGCTTCTTTAGAAAAAGATATTTTAAAGAAAATAAATAAACTTGGCATAGGTCCCCAGGGGTTTGGCGGCAAAAATACAGCTTTAGCCGTATTTATTGAACACGCCCCCTGCCATATGGCAAGCCTTCCCGTAGCGGTTAACATAGGCTGCCATGTGCATAGGCACGCCAAGGCGGTTTTATGA
- a CDS encoding FumA C-terminus/TtdB family hydratase beta subunit, with protein sequence MIKLKTPLTVKDLKKIKTGDSVLLSGVIYTARDKAHKQLLEEKVFPSFLKGQIVYYAGPAPAPKGKVVGSIGPTTSGRMDKFVKQILSKSDIIATIGKGMLSAEAKEAMVGKAVYFAAMGGAGALIAQCVKKCECVLYKDLGAEAIYKLEVENMPLIMAFDLYGSDIFWRK encoded by the coding sequence ATGATAAAACTTAAAACACCGCTTACTGTTAAAGACTTGAAGAAAATAAAAACGGGAGACAGCGTTTTACTCTCCGGCGTTATATATACAGCCAGGGATAAAGCGCATAAACAACTGTTGGAAGAAAAGGTTTTCCCTTCATTTTTAAAAGGTCAAATTGTTTATTATGCCGGCCCCGCGCCCGCGCCTAAAGGAAAGGTTGTAGGAAGCATAGGGCCGACTACCAGCGGAAGAATGGATAAATTTGTAAAGCAAATACTCTCAAAAAGCGATATAATTGCTACTATAGGGAAGGGCATGCTAAGCGCTGAAGCTAAAGAAGCCATGGTTGGCAAAGCTGTATATTTCGCGGCAATGGGCGGCGCGGGAGCTTTAATAGCTCAATGCGTTAAAAAATGCGAGTGTGTTCTTTACAAAGATTTAGGGGCCGAGGCAATTTATAAACTTGAAGTTGAAAATATGCCTCTTATTATGGCTTTTGATTTATACGGAAGCGATATTTTCTGGAGGAAGTAA